The following is a genomic window from Nitrospira sp..
CGAACGAGCTGCACGAGGTTCTGTACTGGATGTCATTCGGGGTCTTGAGCGAAACTCTGGGATTCAACGGATGTTGGAAGAGATCAAGCAGCATGATGCAATGACGCGGTTGGTGATTGGCCCCATGGAAGAGTTCCGCAGGGCTGGGATATTCCAGCACGCCTCACTGTTATCGAATGAGATGGAGCTCCTAAAAAGGTCTATGGCTGACTGGGATGCGCGGTTTCGTCTGCCGGATATGTCAGAAACATTTCGCTTAGTGAACGAGTTCCAGAATAGCCCAGCGTCAAAAGCCTTGAGACGGTATGAAGAAGCTATTTCGAGCATGAAGAACGCAATTGAAAGCATGCGGACACCTTGGCTGGATATCCATGACTCGATGCGTTCGATTAGTGGTTTTGCCACATTGCAGGGAATAGGTCATGCGCTCAGCAATATGTCGGCTTTCGAGGACCACTTAACGGCGTCCCTCCGTATAGATTTGGGCGACTGGCGCGACAGGATAACATGGCCGACCGACATATTCACAGACCTAGGAAAACGATCAGATTTTTATATTGCGCGTGGTTTCGACACAGCTCTCACTGATTTCCCTGCTATGGCGTTTCAAGAAAGTATCGAGCTATCTGGTCTCCGCACTGAACCACCTCCACTGATCGATTTTTATGGAGGCCCTGTTTCATCCGCGGAGTTGGAAGAGGAAGAAGGGCTGGTCCGAACGAATACAGCTCATGACCGGTTGTTACGTCTTGAGACCCAAGTGCGACGGTTCATTGACGAACAGATGACACAGGCATTTGGTCCGGATTGGCCTAGGCATAGGCTGCCGAATGGTCTTTATGATCAATGGATTGAAAAAAAACGGAAAGCCGAACAAGCCGGTGGAAAAATCAGGCCTTTGATTGCCTACGCTGACTTCACCGACTATGTCCTAGTCATATGCAGGCGTGACAATTGGCCTATATTTGCCCCATTTTTCAGCCGCCAAGAAGACTTGCGGGAAGCGTTTCAGAGGCTCCATCCAATCAGGGTTGATACCATGCACGCCCGTCCGATAACCCAGGACGATGAACTGCTTCTTTTCGTCGAGGTGAGACGCTTAAGTATTGTGATGATCAGAAGGACGAACTGAACATGCGTGCGAGTTTCTGCAGCTCTCTATACCATGCGGTGGGATGAACCGCCGGTTACTACTTGGGAAGTTCTAAACTAAGCTCGCGCAGCTTCCGCCGCGATGTGGCCCGCCAATGATGTTACAAAGGTTTTGAGGCCCGTCATCTCAGACAGGTTTGTATACTCCCCACTGGTTGCCGCGGCGCGAGGGGAAGCAAGCACCGAAGCTGACGTATAAAGCTGCTCCTGAATGAGCCGTTGGCATAGGGTGTCGTACCGCTTGAGATAGGATGCTCCCTGAAATTCAGGGAACACCGGAAAATGAGGTGATGAGTCACGAACAGGGGAGCGTGATGCGGGGGCATCTTCAACGAGCATCATCCAGCCAACGAAAGGCCGAGGATTTTTACCGAAAGCATTTTCGCGATACGCCGTCCAAAGATCATGAGCCGTCCCGATGGCTTCCTCAGTCCGATTGTTGAAGTTGTTTCCGAAGGAAGGACCAATCTGGCTTTTCAGCTCAACAGCGGCTACCAGCCTTCCCTCGTTGATAACGAGTAGATCCCAAAGCTTGGTTGGACGAAAGAATCCAGGCAATGTCAATAGCGCTCGCTGCCGATGGATATCCGCGTGTCCTAACCCATTCATTTTGACGAGGTCGATCACAAGGGCAATGAAGCCGTCCATGTTCTTGCCGGCTGTGACGCTGCCTCGTTCTCCCTGGTCTATATTTCCTGACTCGATCTGCTTCTGTTTTGCCTTTTCACGATTACCCCAAAAGGCCATGACGGCTTCACGTGCCTTTGTTTCGTAATCTGCCAGGTCAAGTGCCATTGCTAATCTCCGTTCCCTCCCAAGGCGGCTCGTTCCTCTTCGTTCAATCCATAGAGACGGAAGACGGCGCGATTGCAACTGGCGAGATCGTGCCGTTCAGCTGCGCTAATAAGTTCTTTCTTGGTTTGCTGGGGAATAGTGCTCCATTGCGGAATTCGTATCCGACGAAGATATTGAGCCTGAAAGCGGAGGTAGCCTCCTCGCATTTTTGTAGAATAAATCGAGACAAATAGTTTTGCGATGCCAGACATAAGAACAGCCTGTAGCGCCTTCAAATTCCAGGTTTCGGACGTGATGTAGTAGAGATTGTGGTGTGGATAAAGCTTTCCACCTTCATATACAACGTGCGCTTCACCTTTTATGTCAGGAATCAGAAGTTTAGGTTTTCTGGCTAGACAAGGATATATGCGGTCGATTGTACGGTACCAATTGGTGGGGGCTTTCTTCGCGACGTGACGATCGATTATTTGACTCATGTGCTTCATCAAATAACGTTTAAGGAGTGGATAGTTGGCAAGATCTACGAGTCCAGTTTCCGCAAATGGATTAATTATGCCGAAACCCCGCCATTGAACGGTTCCTGAAAGAATATCCTTTGTCATCGCAAGAGGCAGTTTTCGATCAGACTCAACGTCGAGCTCATCAAATGGGCCAATAAAGGCATTATCGGCTCCGGTTGCGACGCCTATACCAACCATGCATCCCGCTTCTTCGAGTAAAGGAAAGGTTCGTTCCAAACGGCGTACGATCGCGAGCTGATCTAGAGATTCTAGAATCCAAGGCTCGGCTCCTGCAGTAACGCCTTCTATCTCTCGGACAGAACCTGCCCCTGGGATTAGTTTTGATGCGAGAAGTTCATTAGAAAGACGAGTAAGGGAATCTCGATCGACTGTGGGTCTATGTGCGATGCGCG
Proteins encoded in this region:
- a CDS encoding Modification methylase PaeR7I, which gives rise to MTVPVPTSVKNISIRRQSKTVSKSLANAISSLASTAGIEARGAIFTRREVVDFILDLLGYIPSRPLQYMKLLEPSFGNGDFLLPAIDRLLTAWFRETKGKSDPLADLSDCLRGVELHTDTFLKTKTMVTRLLRDKGLASRTANKLAEKWLLQGDFLLSTDEFSYDCVVGNPPYVRHELIPDVLLSKYRARYTTIYDRADLYIPFLERALTALNDHGQLGFICADRWMKNRYGGPLRRMVANQFHLKIYVDMFDTQAFHSDVMAYPAITVISKENPGATRIAHRPTVDRDSLTRLSNELLASKLIPGAGSVREIEGVTAGAEPWILESLDQLAIVRRLERTFPLLEEAGCMVGIGVATGADNAFIGPFDELDVESDRKLPLAMTKDILSGTVQWRGFGIINPFAETGLVDLANYPLLKRYLMKHMSQIIDRHVAKKAPTNWYRTIDRIYPCLARKPKLLIPDIKGEAHVVYEGGKLYPHHNLYYITSETWNLKALQAVLMSGIAKLFVSIYSTKMRGGYLRFQAQYLRRIRIPQWSTIPQQTKKELISAAERHDLASCNRAVFRLYGLNEEERAALGGNGD
- a CDS encoding Type II restriction enzyme PaeR7I, giving the protein MALDLADYETKAREAVMAFWGNREKAKQKQIESGNIDQGERGSVTAGKNMDGFIALVIDLVKMNGLGHADIHRQRALLTLPGFFRPTKLWDLLVINEGRLVAAVELKSQIGPSFGNNFNNRTEEAIGTAHDLWTAYRENAFGKNPRPFVGWMMLVEDAPASRSPVRDSSPHFPVFPEFQGASYLKRYDTLCQRLIQEQLYTSASVLASPRAAATSGEYTNLSEMTGLKTFVTSLAGHIAAEAARA